One window of Acidobacteriota bacterium genomic DNA carries:
- a CDS encoding STAS domain-containing protein, which produces MADVFKVTTRQEDKFAIIYTEGYINNLAGDKIVEEFNRLVGEDTRHFILNLQKTQLVNSIGISILIEVIEKVQEIGGTLAFCHLTPIIAKTFKIMGLTQYAKVYETEEDALKA; this is translated from the coding sequence ATGGCAGACGTATTCAAAGTTACCACACGGCAGGAAGACAAATTCGCAATCATTTATACCGAGGGGTATATCAATAACCTCGCCGGAGACAAAATTGTTGAAGAGTTTAACCGACTGGTTGGAGAAGATACCCGGCATTTCATCCTCAACCTGCAAAAGACCCAACTTGTCAACAGTATCGGGATTTCGATCCTGATCGAGGTCATCGAAAAGGTTCAGGAAATTGGCGGGACACTGGCCTTTTGCCACCTCACTCCGATCATCGCGAAAACGTTCAAAATTATGGGATTGACCCAGTATGCCAAAGTCTATGAGACCGAAGAAGACGCCCTGAAAGCATAG
- a CDS encoding ATP-binding protein, protein MDNLPHDKPENEVFLQIPMLPNMELAATETAHRIAEFMQFDPNKIDEIKISLIEGILNAFEHSQSKDKMVYIKFLMRDDELEVTIQDYGIGFSISNVNTKIEPLQYRGYGLTLISNLMDRVDVTSGPDGTKVVMSKRRHS, encoded by the coding sequence ATGGATAACCTGCCCCACGACAAGCCAGAAAACGAAGTCTTTCTTCAAATCCCGATGCTGCCCAACATGGAACTGGCAGCCACTGAAACGGCCCATCGGATTGCGGAATTTATGCAATTTGATCCCAACAAAATTGATGAGATCAAAATTTCTCTGATCGAAGGCATTCTCAATGCTTTTGAACACAGCCAGAGCAAAGACAAGATGGTCTATATCAAATTTCTGATGCGGGATGATGAGCTTGAAGTCACGATTCAGGACTATGGCATTGGGTTCAGTATTTCCAACGTCAATACCAAAATTGAACCACTCCAATATCGCGGGTACGGACTGACACTGATCAGTAATCTGATGGATCGGGTTGATGTAACCTCGGGTCCGGACGGCACCAAAGTTGTTATGTCCAAACGACGACATTCCTGA
- a CDS encoding transporter — protein MRHHPLLFSLKPINLTRWGVSRLIQLLGLACFWLVMSLGVQAQQRPLLTEDVDIIPPGNVRAQLGVEFLQDQRFGLSGLRGDLTRAGWAGLHLGLSSNVSFSVEGVMRNFLNIGEAGPSPIPLSIAPGATSTSDFGDLTLSTKVKLRNEGKRMPSLGFKLGVTLPNSDQARGIGTNTLNLFATTLVGKNFLNGRLRTFGNIGMGILADTLDARAQQDVLLYGVAGILKVNERLNLLGEVNGRYNPRRAKPGLESQSQARFGMQLKAGGFQWDVAAIKGLTDFSPQSGVSLGITYEFKAFEPVK, from the coding sequence ATGAGACATCACCCACTTCTCTTCTCCCTCAAACCGATCAACCTGACTCGGTGGGGCGTTTCCCGACTGATTCAACTCCTTGGGCTTGCCTGTTTCTGGCTGGTGATGTCTCTGGGAGTTCAGGCACAGCAACGACCCTTGCTCACCGAAGACGTGGACATCATTCCCCCTGGCAATGTTCGGGCTCAGCTTGGGGTTGAATTCCTGCAGGATCAACGGTTTGGGCTTTCCGGCTTGCGTGGGGATCTCACTCGTGCCGGGTGGGCTGGGTTGCACTTAGGTCTGTCATCCAACGTCTCGTTTTCCGTTGAAGGGGTGATGCGCAACTTTCTCAATATTGGTGAAGCTGGCCCATCACCGATACCACTCTCCATAGCTCCTGGCGCCACCTCAACCAGTGATTTTGGCGACCTTACCCTGTCAACAAAGGTTAAACTTCGAAATGAAGGGAAGCGTATGCCGAGCCTCGGATTCAAACTTGGTGTGACCCTTCCAAATTCTGATCAGGCTCGCGGCATCGGCACCAATACTCTCAACCTGTTTGCAACCACGCTGGTCGGCAAAAATTTTCTCAACGGGCGGCTCCGGACTTTTGGTAACATCGGAATGGGTATCCTGGCCGACACCCTTGATGCCCGGGCACAACAAGATGTTCTTCTCTATGGGGTTGCCGGCATCCTCAAGGTCAATGAGCGATTAAATCTGCTGGGCGAGGTCAATGGTCGGTACAACCCGCGCCGAGCCAAGCCGGGGCTTGAAAGCCAATCTCAAGCCAGGTTTGGGATGCAACTCAAAGCCGGCGGGTTCCAGTGGGATGTGGCTGCGATCAAAGGGCTGACTGACTTTAGCCCGCAAAGCGGCGTTTCCCTTGGCATTACCTATGAGTTCAAAGCATTTGAACCGGTGAAATAA
- a CDS encoding SPOR domain-containing protein, translating into MKQLTHFSDVPIHLQRLTVSVYFGWIVTCIVFFILGLAIGKLSTSRFESAVQVQSTRSDKPTPGQTTEERLAQTAAATAQCTVLVTVLSNATEANQVVADLRRKGFTSAYITLPTEGASNPVYTVKVGFYNLPTANQVAEELQRDLGFKNARVITNN; encoded by the coding sequence ATGAAGCAACTTACCCATTTTTCGGATGTACCAATCCATCTTCAGCGGCTGACGGTCTCGGTTTATTTTGGCTGGATTGTAACCTGTATTGTGTTTTTTATTCTGGGTCTGGCTATCGGCAAGCTTTCAACGTCACGATTTGAATCGGCGGTTCAGGTGCAATCAACGCGCTCGGATAAACCAACGCCCGGACAAACCACTGAAGAACGACTGGCCCAAACGGCGGCGGCAACAGCTCAATGCACCGTGCTGGTAACCGTGTTGAGCAATGCCACTGAGGCAAATCAGGTGGTGGCCGACTTGCGGCGAAAGGGATTTACCAGCGCGTATATCACGCTTCCCACCGAAGGCGCCTCAAACCCGGTTTATACAGTGAAGGTTGGTTTTTACAATCTCCCGACGGCCAATCAGGTGGCTGAGGAACTGCAACGCGACCTTGGTTTTAAGAACGCCCGAGTGATTACCAATAACTAG
- the hfq gene encoding RNA chaperone Hfq translates to MDKAPPPQNLQDSFLNQARRDRVTVAIYLMSGVKLTGRIRGFDKYSVILESGNQEQMIFKHAISTVSMLRSSGGRPYEGGGSERGEYRENAGRGHAGAAGHSSPGDSDKDEG, encoded by the coding sequence ATGGATAAAGCACCTCCTCCACAGAACCTGCAAGATAGTTTTCTTAACCAGGCCCGTCGTGACCGTGTGACCGTTGCCATTTACCTGATGAGTGGTGTCAAATTAACCGGGCGGATTCGAGGATTTGATAAGTACTCCGTCATTCTTGAATCTGGCAATCAAGAACAAATGATTTTTAAACACGCTATTTCAACTGTGTCAATGCTCCGTTCATCTGGAGGGCGCCCATATGAAGGAGGGGGAAGCGAGCGTGGTGAATACCGTGAAAATGCTGGTCGTGGGCACGCTGGAGCTGCCGGGCATTCCAGTCCAGGTGACAGTGATAAAGACGAAGGATGA
- the tmk gene encoding dTMP kinase, translated as MTNGFFITFEGIDGCGKTTQWQLLARYLESKGIKPLATREPGGTALGVRIRKLVLEKTIPDSTPVVSGEISPSPKSPFPPTPMAEALLYAADRAQHVEEILRPALLAGRIVLCDRYIDSTVAYQGIGRQRDLAVIRQLVAIATQGLKPTLTLLFDLPVEESQRRLHRSALQGPAGRLDRLDSEPWDFHERVRTGYLSLAAAEPDRFRVLDACCDIETLHQKVIGCLPSEVLNLG; from the coding sequence ATGACAAACGGCTTCTTTATCACGTTTGAAGGCATAGACGGCTGTGGGAAAACAACCCAATGGCAGTTGCTGGCTCGCTACCTTGAATCAAAAGGAATCAAGCCACTTGCAACCCGTGAACCTGGCGGGACGGCGTTAGGCGTCCGGATCCGAAAGCTCGTTTTGGAAAAAACCATACCAGATTCCACACCGGTGGTATCTGGTGAGATTTCCCCTTCTCCCAAATCCCCTTTTCCTCCAACCCCGATGGCTGAGGCCCTCCTGTATGCCGCTGACCGGGCACAGCATGTCGAGGAGATTTTGCGCCCTGCCCTCCTGGCAGGTCGCATTGTCTTGTGTGATCGCTACATTGACTCAACTGTGGCCTACCAGGGAATTGGACGCCAGCGGGACCTGGCGGTGATCCGACAACTGGTCGCGATTGCAACCCAGGGACTGAAGCCCACTTTAACGCTCTTGTTCGATTTACCGGTTGAAGAAAGCCAGCGCCGACTCCACCGATCAGCTCTCCAGGGGCCAGCCGGTCGTCTGGATCGCCTTGATTCGGAGCCATGGGATTTTCACGAACGCGTCCGGACCGGATATCTCTCGCTGGCAGCGGCGGAACCTGATCGGTTTCGAGTGCTTGACGCCTGTTGCGATATTGAAACACTTCATCAAAAAGTCATTGGTTGTTTGCCTTCTGAGGTGTTGAACCTGGGCTGA
- a CDS encoding nucleotidyltransferase domain-containing protein: MPDLSSPLVLIVPTGTQIVTRIACRALNSRHDYPPGAVGVIVGAPTDHTHSYRVRFPDGQEGTLLRHQFSLRKQFQNQGLASTETSLGEVDWSEYVIFRCIVGSRAYGLDHADSDTDRRGIYVPPADAQWSLFGVPEQLENKDTEECYWEIKKFLILALKANPNVLECLYSPLIETATPLAEELLAMRSIFLSRLVYQTYNGYVMSQFKKLEQDLRSRGSIKWKHAMHLIRLLLSGITILREGFVPVQVAEFRDQLLAIRNGELDWAEINAWRLTLHQEFDRAFETSVLPERPEYDRANAFLIFVRRSQVV; this comes from the coding sequence ATGCCTGATCTTTCCTCCCCACTTGTTTTGATTGTTCCGACCGGTACTCAAATTGTGACTCGAATTGCCTGTCGGGCACTCAATTCCAGGCACGATTATCCACCAGGTGCCGTTGGGGTTATTGTTGGTGCTCCGACTGACCACACGCATTCGTACCGGGTTCGATTCCCCGATGGTCAGGAAGGCACACTGCTCCGTCATCAGTTTTCCCTGCGGAAACAATTCCAAAATCAAGGGTTAGCCTCAACTGAAACCAGTCTGGGCGAAGTTGACTGGTCTGAGTATGTCATTTTTCGATGTATTGTGGGTTCGCGGGCGTATGGCCTTGATCATGCCGATTCCGACACGGATCGCCGGGGAATTTATGTTCCTCCAGCCGATGCCCAATGGTCACTCTTTGGTGTGCCGGAACAACTGGAAAATAAAGATACGGAAGAGTGTTACTGGGAAATCAAGAAGTTTTTAATCCTGGCGCTCAAAGCCAATCCCAATGTCCTGGAATGCCTGTATTCACCCTTGATTGAGACCGCCACACCTCTGGCTGAAGAACTCCTGGCGATGCGCTCGATTTTTCTTTCCCGACTGGTTTATCAAACCTATAACGGATATGTCATGTCCCAATTTAAGAAATTGGAACAGGACCTGCGTTCACGGGGAAGCATCAAGTGGAAACACGCCATGCACCTGATTCGATTGCTGCTGTCAGGTATCACGATCTTGCGTGAAGGGTTTGTTCCAGTGCAGGTTGCTGAATTTCGGGATCAGTTGCTGGCCATTCGCAACGGTGAACTCGACTGGGCCGAAATCAATGCCTGGCGGTTAACCCTTCATCAAGAGTTTGACCGGGCTTTTGAAACGTCCGTGCTGCCCGAACGCCCTGAGTATGACCGGGCAAATGCGTTCTTGATTTTTGTCCGACGAAGTCAGGTCGTCTGA
- a CDS encoding nucleotidyltransferase domain-containing protein: protein MNSLNHIQPESLAQLQSILTAQPFPFLFVTVSGAHLYGFASPDSDFDIRGTHILPLTEALRLEPKNETLELSTVYPNGLELDLVTHDIRKFFGMMLKRNGYVLEQLFSPLILRTTPEHDELKLIARQCLTRHHSHHYLGFAATQWKLFEKETPLRVKPLLYVYRVLLTGIHLMESGEIEANLMQLNDIYGLPYLAELIARKQAGPEKGTLADADVEFHRREFNRLVQTLEAAQQSSHLPERPGPSAQAALDDLLVRVRLQSQV, encoded by the coding sequence ATGAACTCACTTAACCACATCCAACCTGAATCACTGGCTCAACTCCAATCCATCCTCACGGCTCAGCCTTTTCCTTTTTTGTTTGTGACCGTGAGTGGAGCGCATCTCTATGGATTTGCCTCCCCTGACTCGGATTTTGATATTCGGGGCACGCACATACTGCCGCTCACCGAAGCTCTGAGGCTGGAGCCAAAAAACGAAACCCTCGAACTTTCAACTGTCTATCCAAATGGGCTGGAACTGGATCTGGTCACCCATGACATTCGGAAGTTCTTTGGCATGATGCTAAAGCGGAACGGGTATGTTCTGGAGCAACTTTTTTCTCCCCTGATCTTACGGACAACACCTGAGCATGACGAACTGAAACTCATTGCCCGTCAGTGTCTTACCCGCCACCACAGCCACCATTATCTAGGGTTTGCAGCGACCCAATGGAAGTTGTTTGAAAAGGAAACCCCGTTACGGGTAAAACCGCTCCTGTATGTGTATCGGGTTTTATTAACTGGGATTCACCTGATGGAAAGCGGAGAGATCGAAGCCAATCTGATGCAACTGAATGATATCTATGGGTTGCCGTATCTGGCTGAGTTGATTGCCCGCAAACAAGCCGGCCCGGAAAAAGGAACCCTGGCCGATGCTGACGTGGAGTTCCATCGGCGTGAGTTCAATCGGCTGGTTCAAACCCTGGAAGCCGCCCAGCAATCGTCCCATCTGCCTGAACGCCCAGGTCCTTCAGCCCAGGCAGCGTTGGATGACTTACTGGTCCGGGTCCGGCTTCAATCTCAGGTTTAG
- a CDS encoding protein kinase, with product MLMEPSNESFTGFVFDGKYELLHQLGSGGMGVVYLAQQCSTGKQVAVKIRHQESKAELDRFQREAQAASLMNHPHSVTILDYGITADGIYYIAMELLQGPSLSEELAAKGFFSFDRTLEFMRPVAQALSAAHALGLIHRDLKPSNVLLHRPSPGIEIVKVVDFGMAKMDQLDQSSAQLTGTGWVLGTPEYMSPEQCLGHTVDARTDIYSFGVMLFELLTGQLPFRDTTISNILLKQISEHPPYLRKFRPELPASLESFILRLLSKLPSSRPGTLSDVLAELEGIWKRWHQEAQSHTQSDAGSEGMAAGAGPTPPGPSVASLSSTNAPTLVATLLDVPTAWELDERETLSGCYLRTAFIRRFEDWLLKTSPVPPETPLGCLLVLELVGWEAWRTTAQIEEVEQALRDTGQILTRVFGGAALLGRYSESRWLVALPWPESPNLNAKSRIENFTHRSVLEFHRTVQRNPLLGMAARLVVSAGGVLFRRGEQAQPLITIALERLQRARKKERGTVILENEPTVLPAGKALEATFLKSLRTGPLPQLELSTETEFVGLLKEHRFVGRSTVIERLRSAFYQNLRDTAYPAWILGDPGSGKSYLLEQLGDQLALKDVFIRQVRFTQAEPDDGLSIFYEALRDLLKRLVEEDPDSLPATFGTLTDRVREDFLDQEAVSQVILNASGRDLPLLAETQKIEQFEYFTRVFGLIARCRPVILCVDDVHCAQPTGLEFVSYLLRRTGSERFFLILTLCRPEIERDGSLVKAWFRQIQRAFPGESISLADFTLHDVRRLVESMVWPSQVCEEAICRLMLETKGNPRYVKELVTLLHEENRLVYQADCWRLSSGTDVLPVPACVLRDAEALVAQMDPEAQDVLSMAAFIHERFAFDVLRELTQLPEGTLLEILEKAMDRQILVEDEEVQDGYRFSNPVVGRILAGRLDQEDRKDLHRRVCKLIEPYASGQAAWAFPLAEHSLKAGQWDAAFETALRAGRAILRKPHALAVLWSNQSYRTGQIALHHLEPASTRTLSPGTSSQETIQTYIRFHLEYAGVLQTLGIFEAATNQIAEAEALADTVGSSYVLALVALGRGRLYEDQGNLRLALDSGYQGLARFIQQEDLAGILMSLLLVAGIHTRLAHYARALEQCQQALRRAQEQSNTNAEAMALCGMGMTLHHQGCYGEALKRGHQALELSQRERGQREWVAARQARTLLGHLYLDMGIWTTAREFLQTALTSAQCGGYRLSEMHLLALMGRLHFELAVQQAHGKTQVNPITMSPEVAAELATATEYLDQAYRLAVHLNHPETQARTMLTRGYILAFKGKLGLALDIAQQVISLIREMERPALEVQAYIALGNIRFRLGQFAVGMYDRALTLAREIGHQRLMWQALRGLADIARSGGDLQQEKAYLLQASEILVQLQAGLPEELHQSAFARERNILQQVVPM from the coding sequence ATGCTGATGGAACCCAGCAACGAGTCGTTTACCGGGTTTGTGTTTGACGGCAAGTATGAACTGTTGCACCAGCTTGGCAGTGGTGGCATGGGGGTGGTGTATCTGGCACAGCAATGTTCCACGGGGAAACAGGTCGCGGTCAAAATCCGCCATCAGGAGTCAAAAGCCGAACTTGACCGGTTTCAACGCGAAGCACAGGCGGCATCCCTGATGAATCACCCCCATTCGGTGACCATTCTGGATTATGGCATCACGGCAGATGGGATTTACTACATCGCGATGGAATTGCTCCAAGGGCCAAGTTTGAGTGAGGAACTGGCCGCCAAAGGTTTTTTTTCATTTGACCGAACGCTTGAGTTCATGCGGCCTGTCGCCCAGGCTCTGAGCGCGGCGCATGCCCTGGGATTGATTCACCGGGACTTAAAACCCTCGAATGTTCTCTTGCACCGGCCATCCCCTGGGATTGAAATCGTCAAAGTGGTTGATTTTGGGATGGCCAAAATGGATCAGCTTGATCAATCCAGCGCACAACTGACTGGAACCGGGTGGGTTTTGGGAACCCCCGAGTATATGTCTCCGGAACAATGCCTGGGCCACACGGTTGATGCTCGAACCGACATCTACAGTTTTGGCGTGATGTTGTTTGAGTTGCTCACTGGACAATTGCCGTTTCGCGACACGACCATTTCAAATATTCTGCTCAAACAGATCTCAGAGCACCCGCCGTATCTGCGAAAATTCCGTCCTGAACTACCTGCGTCGCTTGAATCCTTTATCCTCCGCCTGCTCAGTAAATTACCCTCCAGCCGACCTGGAACGCTGTCTGATGTGCTTGCCGAACTTGAGGGGATTTGGAAAAGATGGCATCAGGAAGCCCAATCCCACACCCAAAGCGACGCCGGCTCTGAAGGTATGGCCGCAGGAGCAGGGCCAACTCCACCGGGTCCATCGGTTGCTTCTCTTTCATCAACCAATGCCCCAACCCTGGTGGCGACCCTGCTGGATGTGCCAACCGCCTGGGAACTCGATGAACGTGAGACGCTCAGTGGGTGTTACCTGCGCACCGCCTTTATTCGCCGCTTTGAAGACTGGCTACTGAAGACTTCGCCGGTGCCTCCGGAAACACCGCTCGGGTGTTTGCTGGTATTGGAGCTGGTGGGATGGGAAGCCTGGCGAACAACCGCCCAGATTGAAGAGGTTGAGCAGGCACTGCGGGATACCGGACAGATTCTGACCCGAGTTTTTGGCGGCGCCGCATTGCTTGGGCGCTATAGTGAATCCCGATGGCTGGTGGCCTTGCCCTGGCCTGAATCTCCCAATCTCAATGCCAAATCACGGATCGAAAACTTTACCCATCGATCAGTGCTTGAGTTTCACCGAACGGTGCAGCGCAATCCTTTGCTGGGAATGGCGGCCCGGCTGGTTGTCTCCGCCGGCGGCGTTTTGTTTCGACGCGGTGAACAGGCACAACCCCTGATCACAATTGCTCTGGAGCGCCTGCAACGGGCTCGAAAAAAAGAGCGGGGCACCGTGATTTTGGAAAATGAACCAACGGTGTTGCCGGCTGGAAAAGCACTGGAGGCCACATTTCTTAAGTCGCTCCGCACCGGCCCGCTCCCTCAATTAGAGCTTTCCACCGAGACAGAATTCGTCGGTCTGTTAAAAGAGCATCGTTTTGTTGGCCGAAGTACGGTGATTGAACGGTTGCGGAGTGCTTTTTACCAAAACCTCCGGGATACGGCATATCCAGCCTGGATACTTGGAGATCCAGGCAGCGGGAAATCCTATTTATTGGAGCAGTTGGGCGATCAACTTGCGCTCAAGGATGTGTTTATCCGACAGGTGAGGTTTACCCAGGCTGAGCCAGATGATGGATTGTCAATTTTTTACGAAGCCCTGCGTGATCTGCTCAAACGGCTGGTTGAGGAAGATCCTGACAGCCTGCCCGCCACATTTGGTACTTTAACCGACCGGGTCCGGGAAGATTTTCTGGATCAAGAGGCTGTTTCACAGGTGATCCTCAACGCTTCAGGTCGCGACCTTCCATTACTGGCTGAAACACAGAAAATCGAGCAATTTGAGTATTTTACCAGGGTGTTTGGGTTGATTGCGCGGTGTCGTCCGGTGATTTTGTGCGTGGATGATGTGCACTGTGCTCAACCGACCGGACTGGAGTTTGTGTCCTACCTGTTGCGCCGAACTGGTTCGGAACGGTTTTTTCTGATCCTCACCCTCTGCCGCCCTGAGATTGAACGGGACGGGAGTCTGGTCAAAGCCTGGTTTCGTCAGATTCAACGCGCCTTTCCTGGCGAATCAATCAGTCTGGCTGATTTTACACTCCATGATGTGCGCCGATTGGTTGAGTCAATGGTCTGGCCGTCACAAGTTTGTGAAGAAGCTATTTGCCGGTTAATGCTTGAAACCAAAGGCAATCCCCGATATGTGAAAGAGCTGGTAACCTTGCTCCACGAAGAGAACCGGCTTGTGTATCAAGCCGACTGCTGGAGACTTTCCTCAGGTACTGATGTTTTGCCAGTGCCGGCCTGTGTGCTTCGGGATGCAGAGGCTCTGGTTGCCCAGATGGATCCAGAGGCCCAGGATGTGTTGTCCATGGCTGCTTTTATTCACGAACGATTTGCCTTTGATGTGCTTCGTGAACTGACCCAACTTCCTGAAGGAACACTACTGGAAATTCTGGAAAAAGCCATGGATCGGCAGATACTGGTGGAAGATGAAGAAGTTCAAGATGGCTATCGTTTTTCCAATCCAGTGGTGGGTCGGATTCTGGCTGGACGACTTGATCAGGAGGACCGCAAAGACCTTCATCGGCGGGTCTGTAAACTGATTGAACCTTATGCCTCAGGCCAGGCAGCCTGGGCGTTTCCGCTGGCCGAACATTCCCTGAAAGCCGGCCAATGGGACGCGGCATTTGAAACCGCACTGCGTGCTGGAAGGGCGATTTTGCGGAAACCGCATGCCCTGGCGGTTTTATGGTCCAACCAAAGCTATCGAACGGGCCAAATTGCCTTGCATCATCTTGAGCCAGCCTCAACCAGGACGTTGTCTCCGGGCACTTCATCCCAGGAAACCATCCAGACTTATATCCGCTTTCATCTTGAATATGCTGGTGTTCTGCAAACGCTGGGCATTTTTGAGGCGGCCACCAACCAGATTGCCGAGGCCGAGGCTCTGGCTGACACCGTGGGCAGTTCGTACGTCCTGGCACTGGTGGCTTTGGGGCGGGGGAGGTTGTATGAAGATCAGGGGAATCTGCGTCTGGCACTGGATTCAGGCTACCAGGGACTGGCCCGATTTATTCAACAGGAGGATTTAGCAGGAATCCTGATGAGTTTGCTGCTGGTGGCAGGTATTCACACGCGACTGGCTCACTACGCCCGAGCTTTGGAGCAATGTCAACAGGCGTTGCGGCGAGCCCAGGAGCAATCAAACACAAACGCCGAAGCAATGGCGCTCTGCGGAATGGGAATGACCCTTCACCATCAGGGTTGTTATGGCGAGGCGCTCAAACGAGGACACCAGGCGCTTGAACTCAGTCAGCGTGAACGCGGTCAGCGCGAATGGGTTGCCGCGCGGCAGGCACGCACCTTACTGGGTCACCTGTATCTGGACATGGGGATTTGGACCACGGCGAGAGAATTTCTCCAAACCGCGCTGACCAGTGCCCAATGCGGCGGATATCGGTTGAGTGAAATGCACCTGCTGGCTTTGATGGGGCGACTCCACTTTGAACTGGCGGTGCAGCAGGCACATGGGAAAACCCAGGTGAATCCGATCACAATGAGCCCTGAGGTCGCCGCGGAATTAGCGACCGCGACCGAATACCTTGATCAAGCCTATCGCCTGGCGGTTCATCTGAATCACCCTGAAACCCAGGCCCGCACGATGCTGACTCGTGGATATATTTTGGCCTTTAAAGGCAAGCTGGGTCTGGCATTGGATATTGCCCAGCAGGTGATTTCCTTGATTCGTGAAATGGAACGTCCGGCTCTGGAAGTCCAGGCTTATATTGCACTTGGAAATATTCGATTTCGATTGGGACAATTTGCGGTTGGAATGTATGACCGGGCACTCACGCTGGCTCGTGAGATTGGTCATCAACGGTTGATGTGGCAGGCACTGAGAGGTTTGGCTGATATTGCCCGGTCAGGCGGAGATTTACAGCAGGAAAAAGCCTATTTGCTTCAAGCCAGTGAAATCCTGGTTCAGCTTCAGGCTGGACTTCCAGAAGAATTACATCAGTCGGCTTTTGCACGGGAGCGCAATATTTTACAGCAGGTCGTGCCAATGTAG